One Cinclus cinclus chromosome 24, bCinCin1.1, whole genome shotgun sequence genomic window, AGCCAATGCAGCCATAAGAGATGTCATGTACATATTTCAGATTAAGATAACTTCTGAGTGATTGGAAATTTGCACAGAAATGTTTAGAAACTCACAACATTAAAATGGCATCAGCATATGCTCATGAGACAGGAGGATTTCCTGGAAGTGATACCACTAGAGTTTGGTGAGAATAGAAATAACATTACAGCGTTGGGCTCATTCTACTGTGATTTACCACTAAATATTCTGAGAGAGAGTGCCCACACTGAGCTTTCCTTTCTAGGGAAAAGAAATTCTAAACCTAAACTCTAGATTCTGACCTAAAACCTAAATTCTTATAGATTCTGTTTCCAGAAGTGGAAGTCCCACAGGTTAATTTGAACCACCTGCACGCAAAGGGTGCCTGAGTTCATACTACTCCAAATGTGAAATTAAAGCAGAGTGATTAGGTGGTGCTTTCACCACCTGTTTTcaggacagaagaaaattactccAAAGAACAAAGAACAACTATTAAAATGAGTCTCACTCACTAAGTAGCCAGCAACAAACTATCTCCAACAAAATCTAACTCACAGCCACCCACCCGAAATTACAGGACAGGCTTGGTGTGAATCAGCATGCAAACACAGTACCTGGGGGGAGGGCCGTCCCAAGCCCCAAAAGAAATTCCCCTTAGCACATCACTTTCAGCATGAGCACTACAGCTGGCAAACCCCATGGGAAGCTGGACTGCCTGGCAGGTGACACCCACCTGGGCAGGTATAAATTGCCACCAGCAAGGACGGCCCGCAGCACTTTGATTTGCTGTATCTCGCTGTGCAGAGCTTTGCATCTGGGGCTGGATATCTGATCCCTTCaccatgagctgcagcatcAAGAGAACATCCAGCACCTCGTACAGGAgcggaggaggaggtggaggcgCCTGCGGTGGCAGCAGCGGCCGCAGCTCCTCCGTGTCCTGCCGGCGCTACGCGTCCTCCGTCATCGGCGGGGGCAGCTACGGCGGGGCAGCGTGCGGGGGCTACGGGGGCGGCCTGAGCATGGGCAGCCTTGCCGGGGGCTTTGGCGGGGGCTTTGCGGGGAGCTACGGCCCTGGGGGGGACCTGCTGCTGAGCGGCAATGAGAAGGTCACCATGCAGAACCTCAACGACCGCCTGGCCACTTACCTGGACAAGGTGCGAAGGCTGGAGGAAGAGAACGCTCAGCTCGAGCACCACATCCGCGAGTGGTACAGGAAACAAGCTCCCAGCGTTTCCAAGGACTACAGCTCCTACTACCAGACCATCGAACAACTCCAAAATCAGGTAGGATCCTCCCGGCACACGTGCCTCCATCTCCCACATGCTCTTCTCTCCTGGAAggccttcctcctccctctttgcttcttcctcctccctctctccccagcgCTGGGCTTGGCCGTGCTGGTGGTACCGCAGGCACAAACCTGCTGAGCTGCACTCCCATCCCCTGGCTGAGCAAACCCTCAGAGCAGCCCACGGGCCACAGGGCACAGCCCGAGGCACCAAGAGCTCCAGCAGCCACAGACACGCTGGCTCACGCAATGCACATCCCACGTTGTGCAGGTGCCTCCAAATCAGCCCTGTGTGGTTTGCAGGGCttccccctgctcccacccCGATCGGCTGCATGGAGTGCAAAGCCAAAGCACCCGGATGGCAGGATCTGAGCTCCCTTTGTCCCTTCACACTCCTACCCACGCCAGGTGGAAGGACTGAGGTCTTCCCTTGCAGTCAACTTTTTTCATAATGAGATGACTTACAGCATCAGGGGCAAAGCCCACACTGAGTGGCAAAGCCACAGCCAGAGTGCAGAACCCCTTGGGGCTTGTCCAATTCCCAGCATCAAtattcttctgttctttccccCATTGCTATATTGTTTCATCAAAATATTTAGAAAGCCAAAACCTTGTACACACCAGTCCTTGTGGCATGGCAATTCAGGAACTTTCTGCTCCATAAAACAATTCCAAGACCAGAAGTAACATTCTACCAAAGCTCTGTAGTCCTCTTTCTGTGTCCTCTTTGTGCTTGTCCTGAAAATCTAGACACAAAATTACTCCTCTCCCCTCTTCCCTTTTTGCAGATTATTTCTGCCACTGTGGACAACAACAGAATGACTCTGGACATCGATAACAGCAAGATGACTGCTGATGATTTCCGAATGAAGTGAGTACCTCCCTGTGAACCTTGCCTCATTTGTGTCACCAATTTTGTGAGATTCATGAATGTAGGTGGATGAAGTACTGTCTAAAGTGGTATGATCAAGCCTACACACCGTAATGAAATGAATGTGCAATGCTTTCCTCTGTACAGGTATGAGAATGAGCTGGTCATCCGTCAGACTGTGGAGGCTGATATCAATGGCCTGAGAAACATCCTGGATGGCCTCACTACCACTCGGTCTTCTCTGGAATCCGAGCTGGAGTCCTTGAAGGATGAGCTGATTGCTCTGAAGAGAAACCATGAGGAGGTACGATCCAAAGATAAATAGCACAGCCAAAGACATAATCCACCCATTCTTCACAGTTCCCACCATCACACAGCAGCTCAATTTTACTTGACACCATGGGATTGTCGCTCCTTTGTACCATGGTGCTGATTGGCCCCGGCACAACAAATGACCTGTGTGTGCTCTTGTGTCTCTCTCTGGACTCCCTGCAGGAAATGAGGCAGCTCCAGTCCCAAACTGGTGGCGATGTGAGTGTGGAGGTCAATGCTGCCCCCGGAGAAGACTTGACAAAGATCCTGAATGACCTGAGAGATGAATATGAGCAGATCATTGAGAAGAACCGCAGGGAGGTGGAGCAGTGGTATGAGGTCAAGGTACGTAGCAATGCCCAGAGTGGATCTCCTTTGGTGGGACAGCCCAGACACCCTGGTACCAGGACTGGCTGAAAGGGAGATGCTCCCTGGAGTTGGGAGTACTCACTCAGCAAACCTCCTCTCCCGTGGCTCAGAAAGCGTCTCTGGGGTTTGACTCCACAGATCCAAGAAGTCAATCAGCAGGTCACTTCCAGCAGCCAGGACATCCAGACAAGCAGCCACCAGCTCACCGAGCTGAGGCGTGAGATGCAGAACCTGGAGATTGaactgcaggcacagctcagcacggTACGTGGGCAGGATCTGTGGGCCCTTCCCTCCTTGGCACGGGCAGGGAGCCATGGAACTCTGCTCCTCAACTCTGTGTTTGCCTTTTAGAAAAGCTCTCTGGAAAACTCCCTGGCAGAAACCGAGTCTCGCTACAGCTTCCTGCTCCAACAAATCCAGGGACAGGTCCACTCTGTtgaggaggagctgggcagcaTCCGCTGTGAGATGGAGAGTCAGAGCCAGGAGTACAAGATGCTCCTGGGCATCAAGATGCGCCTGGAGCAAGAGATCCAGCAGTAccgggctctgctgcaggaggggcagCAGGATCTTGTGTATGTTCTCTATTTGCAAATAATGGCACAAATTTTATCCCAAGCTTTTCTCTCTTGGCACTCACAGAACACAGAGCAGGATATTTTACTTGTCTGTAGCTGAAATCTAAACTcagcaacttttttttccagggaatcTGCACTGAAATGTATCTATCAAAAACTTCATAAGCACATCAAACACCAAGGGAAACACAGAGCAGATTGTTACTAACAGGTTTTGAGTTAATCAGTTCCTCCTGACCTGCTTGTGCAGAGTGGATTCCATGAGAGGAATCACTGTGCCAAACCAAACTGTAATGAAGTTCCTTCTGTCAGAGATGAACAAGCACAGCTGGACTGTGAGAATTATACTGCAACTGTCTCTTGCTGTCTCTGTCTTTTACAATCTTATAGGAAAATACagctgaaagaaaggaagttaaaaatatatataaaaatatatttgcaagaTCCAGGAATAGCTGAACTGTTACACGCACTGCACATGATGTCATTATGTATTTATTGTTCCCTTCATTaaatcttctttccttttacAGATCAAGCCAAGGGGCTCTCCAAGGAGGAGGAACGTCCTCCCACTCTTACTCTTCTAGTTCCTACTGCCATGGTCAATCTAGTGACAAGGCAGGTAAGAAATATCTTCCAAAGAGCATCCAAACGTATGGCTTTCCCATTTTGTGTTTCATCCCTTTTCCCATTAATGCCAACCTTGTGCTATGGTTTCCACATCTGCAATTGCAGCTGGGATTAAACCATTCACAATCAAAGCTCCTCATTTCAAAGTGGTTTGGCTCCAATTCCAGAGACAGGTTAAGCTCCTTTCCCATGCTTTTGTTAACAAATGGATATTTAAATAGTGGATGAGTCTGAAATGTCAGTGCTGCAAAGAGACTCTTGGTTTCCCTATCAGAGCAAtggtttcttctttctttccacagGGCAGTCAAGAGTGTGTTAAGATTCCACTGACTCGTTGGGCAGTGGATGCAGTCAGTGCCATGGGAGCAGCCTGGCCCTCAGCGTGCACCACCCACACGCACTGTGACCTACCCATGCACAGAGACTGCTCTCCAAATGCTATTCATCAAATCAGAATTAATAATTACTAGGCTTTTCATAAAACTATCTGCTCCTCCCTTTCCACACTGTCCATCACTGTGATGACTGTGCTTACACACAGATCTCTGCAGTGCACTTGGTTCTCTACTGAACAATAATCCCTCGAATAAAGCTTTAACTTTCTGCAATGCAAAGAAAACTCTGTGTCCAGCAGTCTATTCGGTATATTAATATGCTGTTTACACTTAGGTGTAACAAGTCAATTACACAAAGAAATTAAGGTTGCGTGAAATATGTAATatggctaaaaaaaaatatgggaatCCTAAATCATATGATGACTAGATAAAATCCTGGAGATGAATAAACTCATCCACATTAAACTCAAGGGTGACACCTATGGGGAAGAGAAAGGGGTGGGGGAACACCTTTTTCATAGCATATGTTGCAAGTTGTTGATTTGCCAATTCAGCAGCTGAAGTGAAAAATCAGGTTTAATTAACCCCAAAATTTCATGAAAATTTTGTCAAATCTAAAGCACTTTCCTTAGAGTCGCTGAACAAGAAATCAATCCTATCCAGGCAGCCTTTTCCTGGATTCTGGGTGAGAGCTCTGCCTAATCTTGTTCAATTAAAGCAAAGGGTTAGATCAGGAAATGAATGAGGAGTATGAAAGTTTTACTAACCCAACATTCAGTTGTTGGGATTATTCCTCCTGCCATGTTGGAAAATCTGAGCTCAGGTTTTTTATCTAAAATTTCCACATGGAGGAGTGCATTCCCTTGTTCCATAGGGTCATTCCCAGCTCCATGCTGTGTGGAACCCTGGGTGCAGAATGACAGGGTGCAGGCAAGGCTCAAACTTTGTTACTAAACCTGCCCCACTTCGTGTACCTCACTCATCTTATTTGGGCtcaacagaggaagaaaactgaTGAAATATCTCAGTAATTTCAAACTTAGAAATCTGCATTTCAGTGTTTGGTTTGCAGGGCTGAGGAAGCTGCTGAACAGGGTCAGCCACATAGCAGGGGAGTGACTCCACTGCCGCCCTGTCCCAGACCCTGGGTGGGTCTGAGAGGCTTCATTGTTCCCTGAACACCTCCTAAATCACCGACATTTCTCATCCTGTCACACAGCTTTAAGCTAACACTTTGGTTTGCAAAGAGAGTCAAGACAGGTAAAACGTCACTGTTTTGGATAACAAGGTActcttttaaaatgcatcaaACTGTTCCATATTGCAATTCAAGCTGAAttctcagcacagcaggaaaggggCGAATCAGAGAAACTATTTCCATGGGAAACAAAGGTTTGTAAAGTCAAAGAAAATGTGCCTCTCCTTGGAGTCACAACAGGGCTCTTCTGCTCTGTGCAAGTAACAGAGACTCCCTTACGATCCCTTTTACTCCTCTCTCTTATCAACCAACACTGACtaccccaaaacccctcagcACTTGCCAGCTATAATGGACTTTGGGATCAAATACCTTCCTTAGGCACAGTTTAACTAGGAAGAATATCTGTAATCCCAgaaaggagccatttgtgctCTGGGCTGTCGGTGGGGAACATTCCCGAATCTcctgcttcccttctgctctCTTTTAGGTGGGACGCATTTGCAGTCCCAGCATGAGGAAATGCTGTGGTTGAGCCTCATCTTGCTCCAGTGGCATATCCCACAGCTCCGTACCAGGGACAGGATTTATCTGTGGGTGACAATGTGTCCGTCCATACGGGTTGGCTCCCCGGCATCCTCTAATTAAGGCAATTAAGGAAATAACAAGTAGGATGTGTGACACAAACTGCTCAAAACACtctcaaaattaaattcaatCCTCAGGCCTGGGATACCGTTCgtacaaggaaagaaaagattcATTAATATGAAAACCGGCacgtttttatttttatttcatgccTTGGATTCGATGGCTGTGCTTAACAGCGGGACCTGCAGGGGGCGCTCTGCGCTGCGCCCGCTTCCCCAGGCCCCAAATCCCCACAGTTTGTGGCTCAGTTCTGGAAATTAATCATCTCCAGATGAATAATACAACATTTTCAGCAGATTTGATGAAGATAAAAGGGTGAAATGGCTGTATGGAGAGAAATTCAAGACAAGAACCAGTATTTAGTGGACTGGGTTCTCCAAGGGGCTTCACTCTGGATGAGGATTCTGGCACACCTGCAGGGTTTAGACCTGCAGCAATGCTTCCATTTGCAAGGGCAGCTGTCATGTATGGACAGGTACAGTGGCCCACTGCTACTCCTGGTGCCTTTGTGCACAgtcctgccaggctctggcattCCTGGCTACAAGGAAATGGAACCACGGAGGTGACAAGGCACATTTCCCTCTTGGCCCACCACCAACtcaaggaaggagaaaagaaactgTGACTCATTGTGCCTGTAACAaagaggaggggaggagaggagaggagaggagaggagaggagaggagaggagaggagaggagaggagaggagaggagaggagaggagaggagaggagaggagaggagaggagaggagaggagaggagaggagaggagaggagaggagaggagaggagaggagaggagaggagaggagaggagaggagaggagaggagaggagaggagaggagaggagaggagaggagaggagaggagaggagaggagaggagaggagaaaggaagcTGCTCCTGTGATACTTCTGACATTTACCAGCCCACCATAACCATGAAAAATAGCAGCACTCAATTTAAATATGAGAATTTATGCAGGAAAATCCTTTCTCTCTGTAACAATTTCTGTTAGGATTCACATCATATATAACACTTTGGAGTGCTAATCCCAACAGACCTTGGAATTTATTTAAGTGTTTCCACATTGTGGCTGCcttatccctggaagtgttcacagccaggctggaggggcTTGGATcaacctgttctagtggaaggtgtccctgcctgtggcagagagtggaactggatgagctctgaggtcccttcccacccaaagcattccatgattccatgataaaGGACAAGTGACAATGAACACGTAGTCTCAGGCGCACCGGAGCTGACTCTCGGAGCTGTTTTGGTACTGCCTAAAGAGAGGTTTCTGCACGCTGCAATTACTGCTAATAGCTCAGTGTGGGAGCCCACGCTCGCACGGCTCCGCCAAGCCTGGCTCCAGGGAACACCTTtcctggcacacacctgagctcccagccctggcaacctgcacagggctgggatcaAAGGCACCCACAGCCTCACTAATCAACATTTTCTGACAGCATTCCCAATCTTCCTTCAGTTCTTTCCCACAGCCTGATGTCAGACTATTGAAAATGACTATTGAAAATCACAACTGTACCCAAAAGTTCCTATAAGGGTTTTCATAAGCCTCATAGTTCtacacacgcacacacaaaGATTTTTAACAAATTACAAACAGAAGTAACTCCTTTCTGTCAAAATTGCTGTTAGAAAACATGTCACCAGATGTATCAGTTACTAAAGCTGAATCCATTAGGAATTAGCATGAAAAGGCTCTCAGAAAGCACTTCAGTCACTTGCTTTGCTGGCAGTGAGCTGCCCAAAGCACAGACAGTTGGCACAAACCtcagtttttaataaaaggaGATTTAAAGCTGAATATGGGTGCTAGAGTCTGGTGGCATACCATGGCTCTTAGTTAAGGTAACAGCCAGGACTGCCTGGGAAGGGACTGGCCTGGTACACACAAACATGGGAAACGCAGTCCTTTGTGAAAGTGGCACAAACTGTCCAAAGTAGTGAAAAATCCCCTTTTGTTCCCCTAAAGTTGTGTGACCAGCCAGGACAGCCAGAACCAGGGCACCAAGGGGGTTTCCATGGGCTGAGAGTTGCGATGAGAACAATGTGTTAAAAACACCTCCCTGGCGGCAGCTCCACAAACCTGGGCTTGCCCTCATAGAGCAACAGCCAGATTTCCTCACTGAGCCCAACATATCTTCAGGCTCTGAGAATTCCTGTCAAGAAAAACTAAGTATGAAACCACCAGTAGGGTAAGGAAAGCCCAAATATAAGGATCCACCAGGAGGGTACTGAGAGAGTTCCTTGTTTTCCAATTAGATCCTGAACTAATGTTTAAACTAATGTTTAATGCTTGCACAGTCAAATTTCTGCCCTTACTGGAAGCTGTTGCTTTCCCCTGTGATCAGAATATATTCTTACAAAATTAGCAAGAGAAACAATAATCTATAAGTCTATAAACACAAGTATGTACATGTAAATATATGAGCACATAGATACAAATAATAGACATACAAATGTTTTACAGACaggaacagaataaaacagctcagccctgtgctgtgaGCCCCATTTACTCTGTGTCCCTCCCAaaggtaggatttttttttgggcagGAATTTTCCATGTGGTGTACGGGAAGATCCCTGTGGATAgccccagggctcctccctCAGCTAGAATTATGGCAAGTGTCCAAAAGCCGCGGCTCCCCCAGCCCGGGACAGGTTCAGTCCCTTGGGCTTTGGCAGAGGTGCCTGCActgcctttgctgctgcctgcagaaacCTGACTTTTGGAACACATCCTCCTGTCAGTTGGATGTTTGACTCTCAAATAATAGTTTCCAGCCCAATCATACCTTGCTGAGATTTACCAGCCAGATAACAGGCTAAAGGAAGTGTGAAAGTACATCCACTGAGTTGATTTGCACTCCCTAGGGCTTGGTGCCCCAACTGAGCCTTCCTTCCCACACAATCTTTAATCACACGATAAGAAAATTGGGCTTATTTTCCTGTCTCAGGTACTTTATTCTCTGATTTGCTTTATCATTAGAGTTCTGGAATGATGGAGGAGTCAGGAGTTTAAAGCTAGTTATGTTTCTAGGGAAACAGGGACAATAATGAAGCATTTCCACACCACAGCCAGTTTCAAGgatttgcaaaatatttacacTGCTCCCAGTTATTTAAGTGCTTGACCTCTTCAGGAGGAtcttttatgtattttcctCATACCAATCTGTTCAAATGTTCTATAAATTGCAATCATTGAGAAATTAAATTCGGTGTCCCAATagcactgcagcagcttggGCAGGAATCATTCCAGGTCAGATCCATCTCTTCTGTCCTGCCACGAACAAACCAAAGCCCTGGACAGAAACGTCTTGTCCTGTGTCTTACTCTCACAATTTCTGTTAACACAGAACCTTTACACAACCTTATTTCTCACCTCTTTCAGTGCAGAAATGATGCATTCCCTTCACCACAATCCCTCTACTTTGCAAAAATACTCATTTTGAGCAAATTCCCAGTGttgctctgctcttcccagccctctgctccagccactcacagctgtgtgtgcatgtgctgGGACCTGCCTCTTCAGCACAGCTACATTCTTGTCTCACAATCTGTTGGCGCATTCAGTGAATATATGGCAATGCCAGGTTtgtgaagattaaaaaaaaaaaaaaaaagatttatgaTGGGCTGTAAAAGCCAGACAGCTGAGAACAGTATCTTGGGCAAACCATAACTGCAGTTACCTTGCTACCAGCTGCAGATCAGAGCTTGTTGTCACTGGTTCTTCCCACAAggaagtttaaaagaaaaaatagcaaagtttgtgctttaattaaaaagctgCTGATATTTAATGCCTCTGATCTTCAAAAGGGGATAAAAATATCCCAAGCTGTGATTTTAAGAGGACCTGTGACATGATCGCTTCGGAGGGTGGACAAAGTTCATATGAGCAAGAGAAGAGATGGAGACTAAAAAAATGTGCACATGAAAAAGCAGTTCATTTTCATTGATGGAAGCAAaggcagaaaggaagaattACCAAAAAGAATTAAACATTGAAAAGGTAAATCCAGAATAATAAACTGGCTTTGCTCATTTATCCATAGACGCATCCATGGAACTGCAGGCACTAACAAAGTTGGTTAAAATGTTCAGCAAGTTCATTAAAGTGTAATTGTATTAACTATCCCTGGAAGCAAATTCAGCAGAATGTGAAAAGAGAGAAGGATATACCAGTGTCCTCAAGggcaagaaaaaaagtcttcacaGGACAATGAATAAAGCTACCCTGAAACAATATgaatgattttttaaagcagcagtgactggcaaggcagagaagacaaaggTAAAGCAGAACCAGGTCTCAGCCAGGGTGTGACTGGATGACTTTGCTTGGAAAAATGTGTCTCCCTCCCCCTCTGATAAGGTGCAGATAAGGGAAATTCCCTGTGGTGACCACTCCTTACTGGGGAAAAGCTGACCCTACCATAAATTAGGTTTATAGTACTGGGAGAAAAAGAGACCTACACTGAATGCTGAAGAGAACCTTCTTCAGCTTGCCATACTGAAGGCTTTTCCAAGCATTTAAATATACATTCTCACCATAAGGGAGTccctacaaaaataaatacacgCAACCATTAAGGTACAACTAATGGAAAGTTAAAAGATTTAGAATTAAGTCTTAGCAAAAATGGTGTGTGATGGATTGATTTGGTACTAGAGGCTTATTCTGTATTTGGTGTTATAAATCAGATTAATCCATTTGGCTGTGTATCCCAAGCCTTTCTTCTCCTGACACTTCCAGCTGTACTTCCAAACTGCCACTAAGAATTGGAGTTCATTCTTTGGGAGATTCTTCCCTGTAAGCTCATGCAAACGTGACCTGCCTGCAGTACCTGATCAATATTCTGACAGTGCAATGCATGGCGATTGCTGCTTTTACTCCAGATATTGCAGAGGGCATCAAGAAGCCTTCCAGATCCCAATTTTCATAAGATGGATCATAAAATATTATGCAGCATCAGAGATGcactttttattttgcaaaaccCAAAAGTACACTGTGTTGAGGTCCTGATATGGGAGTCCAGGGAATGTTGAATGAGTAGCTGGAAGGAGAGATGTTGCACCAGGAGATAGATCTCAAAAATACACTCATATTTATTCTCCTTTCAACTTCTTGCTTTTCTGTTCAGTAAAGAAAAGCACATGCACTGATACTCTTTATGCTCTAAGCAAGGACtttaatatttaacaaaaaaataactgttCTCCAGTTGCTTTCTCTCAGTCACTCCTGACACCACTACTCCACCTCTTCACAGCCCTTGGAGCAGTTACTGGCTGGGCAGGTTTGTCCCACCCAGGGCTGAACAGGACATTCAGGTCTCCAGAAGGAACTGGCGTGTCTCCGGCAGCAGGAGCGTCCCTGGGCCTGTGAGAAAAGGCTGCACAGTGTTacagagcaggagaggaaagagCTCTGCTGTGGTGTCCCCAAGCATGGTACGTATCCTGTGTGTATCCAGCGATAAATTCCACACCTGAGTCACTGCAGAATTCCTCGTCTGATACGGCCTCCTCATTACTTGGTGATACAGGTGCCTTGGCCAGCCTCCCATTTGCTGTTTGCTGTTTCCCTCCCTGAATTTGCCCCACAGTTTGACACCTCTGTACACAGAGGTGCAGCTCATTGTGTGGCCTGAAACACCTGGAGCATTTTTCATGGGTATGGAAaggcctggctgctcccaaGACCTGCAAGTGCTGCCAGACCAGAACTTCCTCTTTCTCCAAAACACTTCTGAGGAGCTCCACAGAATTTGGAGgaatgagaagga contains:
- the LOC134053244 gene encoding keratin, type I cytoskeletal 15-like, coding for MSCSIKRTSSTSYRSGGGGGGACGGSSGRSSSVSCRRYASSVIGGGSYGGAACGGYGGGLSMGSLAGGFGGGFAGSYGPGGDLLLSGNEKVTMQNLNDRLATYLDKVRRLEEENAQLEHHIREWYRKQAPSVSKDYSSYYQTIEQLQNQIISATVDNNRMTLDIDNSKMTADDFRMKYENELVIRQTVEADINGLRNILDGLTTTRSSLESELESLKDELIALKRNHEEEMRQLQSQTGGDVSVEVNAAPGEDLTKILNDLRDEYEQIIEKNRREVEQWYEVKIQEVNQQVTSSSQDIQTSSHQLTELRREMQNLEIELQAQLSTKSSLENSLAETESRYSFLLQQIQGQVHSVEEELGSIRCEMESQSQEYKMLLGIKMRLEQEIQQYRALLQEGQQDLVSSQGALQGGGTSSHSYSSSSYCHGQSSDKAGKKYLPKSIQTYGFPILCFIPFPINANLVLWFPHLQLQLGLNHSQSKLLISKWFGSNSRDRLSSFPMLLLTNGYLNSG